The following nucleotide sequence is from Tolumonas lignilytica.
GCGTGCCGGATTGAAGGTGCAGGATCTGGAACATCTGGAACTGACCTACGCACCGCCTTTCGGTTCTGCGCGCGATGTCATCAACCAGGCGGGCATGGTGGCGACAAATATTATCAAAGGTGATGAGCGAGTCTGTCATGTCGAGGATGTTTTAAACATCACCGAAGCGCAATTCCTGCTGGATGTGCGGAATCCGGGCGAACTGACCAACATCGGTGCTATTCCCGGTGCCGTCAATATTCCAGTGGATCAATTGCGTCAGCGCTTGGCTGAATTACCGAAAGACAAGGAAATTCTCATTACTTGTCAGGTTGGTTTACGCGGTCATGTTGCCTATCGCCTGTTGGCCAACAACGGTTTCACTGCCCGTAATTTATCCGGTGGTTATAAAACTTATCATATGACGACAGCCCAGTTTTAATCCAGGCTGGCAGGAATGAAAAAGGCGACCTTGAGTCGCCTTTTTTTGTTACTCGGTCGCACGTTTTGCGTAGCGTTGGGCTAATACAGCACAAATCATCAATTGAACCTGATGGAACAGCATGAGGGGCAGCAGTATCGGCCCCAGATGTGCACCTGCAAACAATACTTTTGCCATCGGCACGCCGCTGACCAGACTTTTCTTGGAACCACAGAAGACAATGGTGATTTCATCCGGTAGCGGGAAACCCAAGCTGCGGCTCAGTAATCGGGAACTGCTCAATACAATGCCCAGGATCACCAGACAAGCGACCAGCAAGCCGAATAAGGCGATGAGAGGCACGGTCTGCCAAAGATGCTCAATCACCGCAGCGCTGAATGCGGTATACACCACCAGCAAAATTGAGCCACGATCCACAATCCCCAGCACCTTTTTATGCTTGGTCACAAAACCACCGATCCACGGTTGCAACAGATGACCCAGTACAAACGGGAAGAGTAATTGTAAGAGGATCTTGCTGATGCCGTGCAGATCGGCGGCACCACCACTGCCTTTGGAGAGTACAATACTTACCAGTACGGGGGTGATAAAGATCCCCAGCAGGCTGGAGGCGGAGGCGCTGCACACCGCCGCCGGCACATTCCCCTTGGCGATAGAGGTGAAGGCGATGGCGGATTGTACGGTAGCCGGTAAACAGCAAAGATAGAGGATGCCCTGATAAATCACGGGCCCGACGAGTGGTGTCAGCACGGGTTGCAGCAACAGTCCTACAATGGGAAAAAACAGGAAGGTCAGGCTCATGACTAACAGATGCAGCCGCCAATGCGTGATCCCGGCCAAGATTGCTCCCCGTGATAATTTGGCACCATGCAGGAAAAAAAGCAGTGCAATGGCGATGTCTGCCACATGATTAAAAATAACGGCTGTTGTACCGTGGCAGGGAAATAAACTGGCGAGCGTCACGGTGCTGATCAGTAGCAGTGTGAAACGATCGGGGAAGAGACGAGATAATCGGCTGAGCATAACCTGTTCCTGTTGTTAATCTTTTCGGAAATACTTTAAGCTTTCTGTTAATGCCCAGCTAACGATAAAAAGTCATTTTATGTCGACAAAAGGACATCCTGTCCGCACTGAGCGGATCGTTCCTGATATAGAGCAATTGCCGCGACCTGTTTATGCAAGGAATGAGTCTGTAGCCCGTGATTCCCAGACGGTATGGCATCAGCATGACTGGGTTCAGGTGTCTTATGTCATTCACGGGATGCTGACCGTTTACACCGAGCACAGTAGTTATGTGGCGCCGCCGATGTGGGCAGTCTGGATACCGAAAGGGGTACGGCATCAAGTGGTCACGTCTGACCGAGTGGAAATGCGGGGGCTTTACATCGAATCCGGCCAAGTACATCCGCTAGAGCAGGACAATGAATGTCGTGTTTTAGAGATCACTCCGTTATTACGCGAATTGATCTGCAGTTTTTGTACTCTGCCCGTGATGTATGACCCCGCCAGTGAGGATGGTCGCTTAGTTCAGGTCATGTTGGATCAATTAAAAGTAGCGAGACCGGTTTCGCTGTCATTACCGATGCCGACCGATCCGCGCTTAATACGGCTATGTCACGAATTACAATTACATCCTGACGATAAGCGCACCTTGGTCGTTTGGGGTAATCTGTTAGGGGCATCGGAGAAAACACTGACACGGCTTTTTCTGAAACAAACGGGTTTATCGTTTCGTCGCTGGCGTCAGCGTTTGCGGCTGTTCAGCGCATTGCGTCGTTTAGAGCAAGGTGAAAAAGTCACGCAGGTGGCGCTGGCCTGCGGTTATGATTCAACCTCGTCCTTTATTGCGGCATTCAAGATCCAGTTCGGTATTACGCCGAGTGAAGTTTTTTAGCGCCCAATAAAAAAGCATCCGGTCGAAACCGGATGCTTGGCTTATGGACATGGAGGAGAGATTAAATCAGTTCGTTGATCACGCTTTTCAGTAATGCCATGCCTTCATCAACGATGTTCATTTCGGTGGTTAGCGGCGGTAAGAAACGGATCACGTTGGCACGTGTACCGCAAGACAAGAGGATCAACCCTTTTTCAGCCGCCTTGGCACAAATGGCTTTGGTCAGGTCTGAATCTGGTTTGCTCATGTCGCCATTTTTCACCAGCTCCAGCGCCACCATAGCGCCCAGATTGCGGATGTCTCCCACAATAGCGGGGTGTTCTGCCCGGATATCTTTCAGATGATTGACCATCCGCTCACCGATCGCCAGTGCACGATCGCAGAGTTTTTCTTCTTCGATGACATCAAAAACGGCAAGACCGGCAGTGGTGCCCAGCGGTGAACCAGCGTAAGTACCACCCAGACCACCTGGCTGTGGGGCATCCATGATCTCGGCTTTCCCTACCACGGCGGAGATTGGGAAACCACCGCCCAACCCTTTGGCCATCGTGACCAGATCCGCTTCGATGCCGGCATATTCATGCGCAAACATACGGCCTGTGCGGGCAAAACCGGTCTGGATTTCATCACAGATCAGCATGATGCCTTTCTGATCGCACAGCTCACGCAATTTTTGCAGGAAAGAGACAGGGGCAGGATAGAATCCGCCTTCACCTTGTATACATTCAATAATGATGGCTGCCACCCGATTCGGGTCGATGTCGCATTTGAAGCGCTGATTCAGCTCTTCAAAGCTGGCTTCTTCCGAAATACCCAGCAATGGATTCGGGTAGGCAACATGAAAAATTTCTGCCGGGAAGGGGCCGAAACCAGCTTTGTACGGTTGCACCTTACCAGTCAGACCGACAGTCAGCAGGGTACGACCATGGAAGCCGCCGTTGAAAGCAATGATGCCAGAGCGGCCAGTGTAAGAGCGAGCAATCTTGACGGCATTTTCAACGGCTTCAGCGCCAGTGGTGACAAACATCGCTTTTTTCGGTGTGTTACCCGGTACGGCCTTAACCAGCTTTTCAGCCAGTTTTACGGCTGATTCGTAAGGCGTGACGGTCATGCAGGTATGACTGAAGTTATCCAGCTGTGCTTTGACTGCTGAGACGACTTTCGGATGACTGTGACCGGTGTTGACGACGGCAATACCGGCACCGAAATCGATATAGCGTTTTCCTTCTACATCCCACAGTTCGGCATTTTTCGCCTTGGCGACGTAGATACCATAGGCATTGCCTTCACCACGAGCAAAAGCAGCTTGTTTACGTTGTTGCAGTTCAGCGTTATTCATTGGTAACTCCTTCTAACTATGCAGTCAAATTCCGTTCAGACTCAGTGCAGACCGCCCATACAGAGGTATTTAATTTCGGTAAATTCTTCGATGCCATATTTTGAGCCTTCACGGCCCAGCCCCGACTCTTTCACACCACCAAACGGGGCGACTTCGGTGGAAATACCACCTTCGTTGATCCCGACCATGCCATATTCCAGTGCTTCTGATACCCGCCAGATCCGGCTGATATTCTGGCTGTAGAAATAGGCCGCAAGCCCGAAGGGGGTATCATTCGCCATGGCAATCGCTTCGGCTTCGGTAGAAAAACGGAACAGGGGAGCAACCGGTCCAAAAATTTCCGAGTGGAAAATTTTCATGTCACTGGTGACTTCCTTCAACACGGTTGGCTGGTAGAAATTGTCGCCGGCAGGGTGTACTGAGCCACCGCACATAACTTTGGCACCCCGCGTGACCGCATCAGAAACCAGATGTTGTACCTTATGCATCGCAGCCTGATTGATTAACGGGCCAATGGTGGAACCCGCTTCCGTGCCTAGGCCTACTTTCAGTTTTTTCACAGCGGCCACCAGCTTCTCGGCAAACTGTTCATAGATACTGTCTTGTACCAGGATCCGGTTTGCGCAAATGCAGGTCTGCCCAGCGTTACGGTATTTAGACACCATCAAACCGGCAATGGCTGCGTCGATATCGGCATCATCAAACACGATAAACGGTGCGTTACCGCCCAGCTCCAGACCCAGTTTTTTTACGGTTGCGGCGCATTGGCTCATCAATTGCTTACCAACGGGTGTTGACCCGGTAAACGTGAGTTTGCGAACGCGGCTATCTCCGCAGAAGACTTGACCAATTTCAGCTGCCTTACGGCTAATAATGACTTGGAATACATCTTCTGGAATACCGGCCTGATGCGCCAGGGTGACCAATGCCAGTGCAGACAACGGTGTTTCATCGGAGGGCTTCACCACGATGGTGCATCCAGCACCAAGAGCGGGCGCCACTTTGCGCGTGATCATGGCATTCGGAAAATTCCAAGGCGTGATGGCCGCCACCACACCGATGCCTTGTTTGAGGGTCAAGATGCGGCGGTCGCCACTGGCAGCAGGGATGATATCGCCGTATACACGTTTGGTTTCTTCGGCAAACCATTCGATGTAGGCGGCACCATAAGCAATTTCACCTTTCGCTTCGGCGAGCGGTTTACCCTGTTCCAGCGTCATTAACAGTGCAAGTGCATCCTGGTGTTTCATGATCAAATCAAACCAGCGACGCAACAAAACGGCACGCTGTTTGGCTGGTAATGCCTGCCAAGCGGGCAAGGCGGCACTGGCCCGGTCGATGGCACTTAATGCATCACCGGCAGTTTGATTATGCAGTGTCGCAATAACAGCACCGGTCGCCGGATTGGTCACAGAAAAGGTTGCACCTACTTTAGGTGTCATCCATTGAGAGGCTTGCCACTGGCAGAAGGGAGCCAACAAAGGATCGATAGAAGGATAGCGCATACGGAATCTCCGGTGACAATTGGGCCCGTGTGTGTCGGGCTGATATATCCATACTAGCGCGTTATACCGTTGCATAAATGACTGACAATCAACTCTTACATTGAGGAAAACAAAACAATGGTGCAGGTTTCACTGATCGAATTAGGGCAAGTCGGCGATTATGAAATTCGCCTGCTAAAAGTATTCAAGACAGTGGTTGAATGCGGCGGATTCTCAGCAGCCGAAACTGTGTTGAATATCAGCCGGTCTACCATCAGTGTGCATATGGCGAATCTGGAGCATCGTCTCAAGCTGAAGTTGTGCAGTCGGGGGCGCTCTGGGTTTTCTCTCACGGAAGAAGGGGCCATCATTTATGAATCGGTTCGCCGGTTGTTTTCTCAGTTGGAAGATTTCCGTTCTACCGTCAACGCGTTGCACGTGCAGCTTTCCGGTGAGTTGAAGCTGGTAGCCAGCGATACCATTTGTTTGGATGAGCGTTGCCGTTTTCCGCAGGTATTGAGTGAATTTTGCCGTCAAGCGCCGGATGTTTTCATGCAGTTTGAAACGGCGCCGATGAGCGATATTGAGCGGATGATCCTGAACGGCGAGGCGGATGTGGGTTTTATTCCCTATCACCGGAAGCTGGACGGGCTGATTTATCACTCACTCTATGAAGAAACCTGTTATCTCTATTGCAGCGACCGTCATCCTCTGTTTATGGAAGAAGACGATGACCAGATCCGTCAGGGTTTGGTGAATTGCCGTTCTGTACAAGCCGGGATCCAGAGCAATCCGGAAGTAGCTGTGCAGATGGTGGGGTTACAGAAGTCGGCAACGGCTTATTATTATGAAACGCGGGCGACCATGATCCTTTCGGGGGCTTATGTCGGTTTCCTGCCGGAACATTATGCTGCCCGCTATGTCGATGAAGGGCGCTTATGCAAGCTGCTACCTCAGGAACGCTCCTATAAGCTGGGCATTGCGGCAATTACGCATCAATTTGGCCGGCTGAATAAACCGCGTGATTTCTTTATGCGTCTGCTTCAGACCCAGATTGCACGGAGATAAAAGCTAAAAAAAGCGCCGCTAGGCGGCGCAATAGGTGGAACTTGCAGAAAGAAATTTGATTAACGACAGGGAACGCATCAGTGCGCGGTGGTGCGCATTTTTTCGGAACGGCCGCGTAACCATTCCAGCGTCAGCAGCATCGCAACAGATACCAGAATCAGCACGGTGGCGGCCGCCGCAATTGCGGGGCTGATGTTTTCGCGAATACCACTGAACATCACCCGTGGCAACGTCGCCTGTTCCGGGCCGGCCAGATATAACGTCACGACCACTTCATCAAAACTGGTGGCAAAAGCGAACAATGCTCCTGAAATCATGCCGGGGCCAATCAACGGCAAGGTCACCTTAAAGAACGTCAGCATTGGATCGGCTCCCAGACTGGCCGCGGCCCGGCTGAGATTCTTGTTATAACCTTGCAAGGTTGCGGTCACGGTAATGATCACAAATGGGATACCTAACACCGCATGTACCAGGATCAGCGAGAAATAGCTGTTGGACAGCCCCAGCGGGGCAAAAAACAGATATGAAGACACACCGACAATTACCACCGGCACGACCATCGGGGAAATCAGAATACTGGTCAGCAGGGCTTTGCCTTTAAA
It contains:
- a CDS encoding bile acid:sodium symporter family protein yields the protein MLSRLSRLFPDRFTLLLISTVTLASLFPCHGTTAVIFNHVADIAIALLFFLHGAKLSRGAILAGITHWRLHLLVMSLTFLFFPIVGLLLQPVLTPLVGPVIYQGILYLCCLPATVQSAIAFTSIAKGNVPAAVCSASASSLLGIFITPVLVSIVLSKGSGGAADLHGISKILLQLLFPFVLGHLLQPWIGGFVTKHKKVLGIVDRGSILLVVYTAFSAAVIEHLWQTVPLIALFGLLVACLVILGIVLSSSRLLSRSLGFPLPDEITIVFCGSKKSLVSGVPMAKVLFAGAHLGPILLPLMLFHQVQLMICAVLAQRYAKRATE
- a CDS encoding AraC family transcriptional regulator, whose translation is MSTKGHPVRTERIVPDIEQLPRPVYARNESVARDSQTVWHQHDWVQVSYVIHGMLTVYTEHSSYVAPPMWAVWIPKGVRHQVVTSDRVEMRGLYIESGQVHPLEQDNECRVLEITPLLRELICSFCTLPVMYDPASEDGRLVQVMLDQLKVARPVSLSLPMPTDPRLIRLCHELQLHPDDKRTLVVWGNLLGASEKTLTRLFLKQTGLSFRRWRQRLRLFSALRRLEQGEKVTQVALACGYDSTSSFIAAFKIQFGITPSEVF
- the gabT gene encoding 4-aminobutyrate--2-oxoglutarate transaminase, with the translated sequence MNNAELQQRKQAAFARGEGNAYGIYVAKAKNAELWDVEGKRYIDFGAGIAVVNTGHSHPKVVSAVKAQLDNFSHTCMTVTPYESAVKLAEKLVKAVPGNTPKKAMFVTTGAEAVENAVKIARSYTGRSGIIAFNGGFHGRTLLTVGLTGKVQPYKAGFGPFPAEIFHVAYPNPLLGISEEASFEELNQRFKCDIDPNRVAAIIIECIQGEGGFYPAPVSFLQKLRELCDQKGIMLICDEIQTGFARTGRMFAHEYAGIEADLVTMAKGLGGGFPISAVVGKAEIMDAPQPGGLGGTYAGSPLGTTAGLAVFDVIEEEKLCDRALAIGERMVNHLKDIRAEHPAIVGDIRNLGAMVALELVKNGDMSKPDSDLTKAICAKAAEKGLILLSCGTRANVIRFLPPLTTEMNIVDEGMALLKSVINELI
- a CDS encoding NAD-dependent succinate-semialdehyde dehydrogenase; the encoded protein is MRYPSIDPLLAPFCQWQASQWMTPKVGATFSVTNPATGAVIATLHNQTAGDALSAIDRASAALPAWQALPAKQRAVLLRRWFDLIMKHQDALALLMTLEQGKPLAEAKGEIAYGAAYIEWFAEETKRVYGDIIPAASGDRRILTLKQGIGVVAAITPWNFPNAMITRKVAPALGAGCTIVVKPSDETPLSALALVTLAHQAGIPEDVFQVIISRKAAEIGQVFCGDSRVRKLTFTGSTPVGKQLMSQCAATVKKLGLELGGNAPFIVFDDADIDAAIAGLMVSKYRNAGQTCICANRILVQDSIYEQFAEKLVAAVKKLKVGLGTEAGSTIGPLINQAAMHKVQHLVSDAVTRGAKVMCGGSVHPAGDNFYQPTVLKEVTSDMKIFHSEIFGPVAPLFRFSTEAEAIAMANDTPFGLAAYFYSQNISRIWRVSEALEYGMVGINEGGISTEVAPFGGVKESGLGREGSKYGIEEFTEIKYLCMGGLH
- a CDS encoding LysR family transcriptional regulator, which encodes MVQVSLIELGQVGDYEIRLLKVFKTVVECGGFSAAETVLNISRSTISVHMANLEHRLKLKLCSRGRSGFSLTEEGAIIYESVRRLFSQLEDFRSTVNALHVQLSGELKLVASDTICLDERCRFPQVLSEFCRQAPDVFMQFETAPMSDIERMILNGEADVGFIPYHRKLDGLIYHSLYEETCYLYCSDRHPLFMEEDDDQIRQGLVNCRSVQAGIQSNPEVAVQMVGLQKSATAYYYETRATMILSGAYVGFLPEHYAARYVDEGRLCKLLPQERSYKLGIAAITHQFGRLNKPRDFFMRLLQTQIARR
- a CDS encoding ABC transporter permease; protein product: MLRPYASNFERLWYWSHRGICGLVLLFLMLPVLIMIPLSFNGGAFLVYPLQGWSLRWYETFFTSQEWMRSLMNSMIVSPAATVVAMFFGTLASIGLTRAEFKGKALLTSILISPMVVPVVIVGVSSYLFFAPLGLSNSYFSLILVHAVLGIPFVIITVTATLQGYNKNLSRAAASLGADPMLTFFKVTLPLIGPGMISGALFAFATSFDEVVVTLYLAGPEQATLPRVMFSGIRENISPAIAAAATVLILVSVAMLLTLEWLRGRSEKMRTTAH